The DNA sequence TTTCGCGTAACATTTACCTCTTTAAAACATATACGTTATTATACAAAATCAGTGGTGTTAATTATTGTTGTTTTATGGTCAAGAATTAGCTAAATTGTACATTTGGATGTAAGGCTCGATTGAGACCATTGGAAATTAATGTCGCTAAATCCTCCATTTCTGTATCGATTTCTTTTGGGGTCACGATTAGATTATAACCATTTGGTGTTAAGACCTCAGAAATCAATTGGCGCTTCTCTTCTTCTTCTAAGTTTCCGACTTGCCCCATAAATTGCTCACGAAGTTCTGGAGACGGTAAATCTTCATCGGTATATATTTGACGTGCACTTGAAAATGGCACGAGTTTTTTATAAGAGCGCGACTCCTCTTTTAACGATTTCCCAATATGTTTAAGAAGAAAATCGATCGTATCACTCGTAATCGAAACCGCATCGACAACAGTTGGAACCCCGATTGCAAAAACAGGGATACCTAGCGATTCCTCATCAACTGCCTTACGTTTATTTCCGACCCCGCTACCTGGTGCAATTCCTGTATCAGTCATTTGAATCATTTTATTGACACGAGTAATCGAACGCGAAGCTAAAGCATCCACAACGACTAAGAAATCTGGCTTCACTTTTTTGACCAGTGATTCAATCACATCATATGTTTCGATTCCAGTCATCCCCATCACACCTGGTGCTAATGCACTGACTTCACGATAACTTCGATCCACTTCATTTGGACGAAGCTCATATAAATGACGCGTCACAATGACTTCATCAACGACCATTGGTCCTAATGCATCAGGCGTCACATGATCATTTCCGAGTCCAATCACTAAACAAGTATCTGTTTCTTTAATGTCTCGATGTTTTAATAGCTTCGATAATTGCTCTGCAAAGACTTCCATCGCCACCGTTAACTGATCATGTTCATGAGTAATGATAGAAGACGTATCGAGTGTCATATAACGACCTGCCTTTTTTCCCACACGTTCAACTGCTTCAGGTGCTACATCAATGCAAGTCACTTTTAATCCTTTAATATTATCTTCTTCGTATTTCACCCCTTCTTGAGACGCCTCATTCACTTGCCCGACCATTTGTTCAACGGCTTCTAACGCTAAATCTGAACGACATTGCCACTTTTTCATTTCCTGTTCATTCATAATAATCACCTCAAAAATAGTGTGAGCTAGTTTTAGTTATTTCATGAAAATTTATTCAAAATTTATTCTCAAATTAAAAAAAGACAATTTAAGCTCGTCTTTTATTCTTGTTGTATCACTTGTTTTCTTTTTAACACGCCAGGGTCCCATTCAATCATTAAGACAGCTAAGACACTGAAAATTCCACCGATACAAAGCTTGACTGTCACAGGATCGCCTAAAATAAGAACAGATAAAATGGCTCCAAATAATGATTCAAATGATAAAATCAATCCTACTTTTGCTTCAGATGTGTGACGTTGCGCGATCGATTGAATCAAGAAAGCAAACAGCGTACTCAATAACCCTAAATACAAAACGGCGATTCCACTACGAAATGAGACCTCGACCCAGGGCATCCTCAATGACCAAATGAACGATAAAACAGCAACAGTTACCATCTGTATTGTATTAAAACAATACGGATTACAACGCGGACTAAATAAGCCGGTGATCACAATTTGAACAGCAAAACCAATTGCACAAATTAAGGTCAAAATATCCCCTATGTTCATGGAAAAATCTTTTTCAAGAGATAAAAAACTAACGCCTAACACCATGAGTAAAATCCCAGTCCATTGTGTAACTGTTAAACGACGTTTAAAAAAGATAACTCCAAGTAGCGGGACAAGTAAGACATAAGTAGATGTAATAAAGGCATTTTTTGAAGCTGTCGTATACTGCATGCCAATTGTTTGAAACGAAAAGCCAATGAATAAAAAGATTCCGGCTAAGACTCCCCCTATCACGTCAATTTTTTTAATAGATTTTAACACTTTAAAGAAAATCATCACCATTCCTACGGCTGCAACGATAAATCTCAAAGCAGTTAACTGTGCTGGCCCCATCCCACTCTCTATCGCTAATCCAACAGCGGGAAAGCCCCCTCCCCAAATGATAGCAACGACTAACAATAATCCATCTGCTATTTTTGAATTCATTGATTTCTCCCCCTTTAATTGCCTCTCTTATTCATTTATGCACATCTAACACAAAAAAGGACATTCTCATATTGAGAACGTCCTTTTTAAATAGGATTTAATTATTTGATTGCTTTTAAAACGTCACATAAGAAATTATAGACGCGTTCAGTTGATGGAATCGATAATGATTCTTTTGGTGTATGTGCACCTGTGATATCTGGTCCGATTGAAATCATATCAATTTTTCCAAGTTTTTGAGATAAGAATCCACATTCAAGTCCTGCATGAATTGCCGAAACTTCTAATTCTTTTCCAAACATTTCTTGATAAACGTCTTTCATAATCTCACGAACTTTTGATTCCGTTTCAAATTCCCATTCTGGATAGTCCGCAATTAACTCCATCGTTGCCCCTGTTAAATTAGCAATGGCTTGAATACGATGGTTAATTTCACGTTTTAAAGAACTTACTGAGCTTCGGATGGCACTATTGAATTCAATTTCGTTTTCATCCATCTCAACAACTCCAATATTACTTGAACTTTCAACTAATCCTGGAATGTTAGCACTCATCGTTTGTGGTCCATAAGGGATTAACTGTAAGATATACATTAAATTTTGAGCTGTTTCTTTTGTAAAGACTTTTGTTACCGTGTCTTTTTTCGTTGTAACCACTGAGATTCCTGGATCGGCTGTTTCAAACTCAGCACGAACCATGATTTCAAAGTCTTTCACTTTTGATTCCAATGCCTCTGACTGTTCTTGTGCAAGCGTGATATTTAAGATGGCACGCTTAGAAATGGCATTCATTTTTTCTCCACCAGCAATTGATGAAACTGACACATTTAAATCTTGAATGTAGTGTAATAAACGTCCCATTAATTTATTCGCATTGGCACGGCATTTATTAATTTCAATTCCAGAGTGCCCACCTTTTAATCCACTGATCACAATTTCATAAGAAGTTAATCCGGCTGCATCCACTTCTGTCCACTCGATTGGTAATTTTAATGAGTTACGCACTCCACCGGCACATGAAGCTAAAGCCACACCCTCTTCTTCTGAGTCAATGTTAATTAAAATGTCACCTGGAACATTAGCAGGATCTAAGGCCATTACACCATCCATCCCTGTTTCTTCTTCAGTTGTGACTAATACCGTTAAGGCAGGATGCTCTAACGTCTCATCCGCTAAAATAGCTAAAGACATGGCTACTGCGATTCCGTTATCGGCTCCTAATGTTGTTCCCTTTGTACGTAACCAATCACCATCTACATAAATAGGTAATGCATCTGTTTCAAAGTTAAAATCTAATTCGTCATCTTTCACACAAACCATGTCCATATGTCCTTGTAAAATGACACGTGGAGCGTCTTCATAACCTGGCGTCGCTGGTTTTGTGATGATCACATTTTTACATGGTTCTTGAACATAGTCTAAATTATGTTCTTTTGCAAAGTTTACTAAATATTCACTAATCGCAGCCTCATTTCCTGATTCGCGTGGAATTTTTGTCATTTGTTCAAAATAATGAAAAACCGCTTGTGGTTTTAAGTTTCCTAAAATCTCTGACATAAATAAGCCTCCTTTTTTGTTTTTATTCTACCATATCTTTCGTAAAATGATAACAATTCTCTACATTTATACACAAGTTTTAGCAATTATATAGTACTAAAAACCGGAAGCTAGTTCTCGAATCAGTAGCGTCCAGTTTTAGTTTAACTCATTTTTAATTGAATATAGCCTTACACACGATCATTTTTATCAGCATCTTTAACCGTATACTCACTTGAATCAAACACTGAACTTTTCGGTTGTTGTTTTTGCTGATGAGTAACAGTCGCTTGATCTGGAATAATAAAAATACAAGCTATATATAATACAACGCCAGCAAATCCAAATGAAAAAATAGTTACAACTACCCAAATTAAACGAATAATCGTAGCATCTATGTTAAAATAATCAGCAATTCCTTGGCAGACTCCTGAGATCATGGCTCCTTGACTTGCTCGGTATAAACGTTTATTTGACATCAAAATCCATCCTTCCATAACACAATTACCGTTATTATAACGTAGTTAGAAAAGAGATGACAACTTTTTTCAGATATATTTTGAAATGTCATCATGAAAGAGTTGGTGATAAACGTCAAATATACTATAATAGTGCTATATCTTTCCGATAGATAGAAAATTACATAAAAATGGGAGGTTTTTAAATGAAGTATGATTTAAAGGCTTTACTAAAGTCTAGTGAAGCTTCTTTGACTCAAATCGTTGACATTCTAAATACAGCTCCATCCCTGATGCTTCAATCATTGGAAGCATCAAATACAGCGATAATTATTGTAGATATGGTCAACGGATTCGTCAAAGAAGGCCCAATGTCTTCTCCACGCATTCAAACGATTATCCCTGCAATTCGTGAGTTAATGACGCAGGCAAAAGAAAAAAAGCTTCCGATGCTAGCCTTCGCAGATAGTCACAATGAATCCTCAATTGAATTTGCTACTTATCCTCCTCACTGCTTAGTTGGAACAAGTGAAAGTAAAATCGTTGATGAACTTAAAGAAGTGGGGGGCTATGAATTAGTGCTTAAAGGTTCAACGAATGGATTTTTAGAACCAGCCTTTCATAACTGGTTAAAAGAACATCCAACGATTGAACAATTTATTGTCGTTGGCGATTGTACGGATATTTGCGTTGAACA is a window from the Turicibacter bilis genome containing:
- a CDS encoding PspC domain-containing protein — encoded protein: MSNKRLYRASQGAMISGVCQGIADYFNIDATIIRLIWVVVTIFSFGFAGVVLYIACIFIIPDQATVTHQQKQQPKSSVFDSSEYTVKDADKNDRV
- a CDS encoding aminoacyl-histidine dipeptidase — encoded protein: MSEILGNLKPQAVFHYFEQMTKIPRESGNEAAISEYLVNFAKEHNLDYVQEPCKNVIITKPATPGYEDAPRVILQGHMDMVCVKDDELDFNFETDALPIYVDGDWLRTKGTTLGADNGIAVAMSLAILADETLEHPALTVLVTTEEETGMDGVMALDPANVPGDILINIDSEEEGVALASCAGGVRNSLKLPIEWTEVDAAGLTSYEIVISGLKGGHSGIEINKCRANANKLMGRLLHYIQDLNVSVSSIAGGEKMNAISKRAILNITLAQEQSEALESKVKDFEIMVRAEFETADPGISVVTTKKDTVTKVFTKETAQNLMYILQLIPYGPQTMSANIPGLVESSSNIGVVEMDENEIEFNSAIRSSVSSLKREINHRIQAIANLTGATMELIADYPEWEFETESKVREIMKDVYQEMFGKELEVSAIHAGLECGFLSQKLGKIDMISIGPDITGAHTPKESLSIPSTERVYNFLCDVLKAIK
- the gpr gene encoding GPR endopeptidase produces the protein MNEQEMKKWQCRSDLALEAVEQMVGQVNEASQEGVKYEEDNIKGLKVTCIDVAPEAVERVGKKAGRYMTLDTSSIITHEHDQLTVAMEVFAEQLSKLLKHRDIKETDTCLVIGLGNDHVTPDALGPMVVDEVIVTRHLYELRPNEVDRSYREVSALAPGVMGMTGIETYDVIESLVKKVKPDFLVVVDALASRSITRVNKMIQMTDTGIAPGSGVGNKRKAVDEESLGIPVFAIGVPTVVDAVSITSDTIDFLLKHIGKSLKEESRSYKKLVPFSSARQIYTDEDLPSPELREQFMGQVGNLEEEEKRQLISEVLTPNGYNLIVTPKEIDTEMEDLATLISNGLNRALHPNVQFS
- a CDS encoding cysteine hydrolase family protein is translated as MKYDLKALLKSSEASLTQIVDILNTAPSLMLQSLEASNTAIIIVDMVNGFVKEGPMSSPRIQTIIPAIRELMTQAKEKKLPMLAFADSHNESSIEFATYPPHCLVGTSESKIVDELKEVGGYELVLKGSTNGFLEPAFHNWLKEHPTIEQFIVVGDCTDICVEQFVLTLKTYFTTLNRPSRIIVPINSVETYDLGVHAGDFMNVMALYKMHMNGIEIVREITN
- a CDS encoding DMT family transporter; the encoded protein is MNSKIADGLLLVVAIIWGGGFPAVGLAIESGMGPAQLTALRFIVAAVGMVMIFFKVLKSIKKIDVIGGVLAGIFLFIGFSFQTIGMQYTTASKNAFITSTYVLLVPLLGVIFFKRRLTVTQWTGILLMVLGVSFLSLEKDFSMNIGDILTLICAIGFAVQIVITGLFSPRCNPYCFNTIQMVTVAVLSFIWSLRMPWVEVSFRSGIAVLYLGLLSTLFAFLIQSIAQRHTSEAKVGLILSFESLFGAILSVLILGDPVTVKLCIGGIFSVLAVLMIEWDPGVLKRKQVIQQE